The genome window ttttgtcataattttgaCAGCAACATCTTATGAGTCAGCTTTCATCTCTTTTACCCAGTGATTCATGATGTTAATACACTTAATTTCATCCCCACTGCAAAGCTCCATCTAGAAATGCAAAGTGCTGTCGGCGTGCTAGTGGTAAACTATTGATAGCCAGTGtcagctttaaaatgtttaaaatgcagTATATTTGGGCAACTATGGAACTGGCATTTTTATGATGTCTGATTTTAAGAGCATGTAATTTCTAAAACTGGGAAATAAGCAACAgaataaatgtgttattattgtGGTATTTTAAAGAACATTGCACCTGCAGTTGTACTAAGACTTtcagaaatgcaaacaaatatcAGCAGTGTGTCGTCTTGACAGGTTGGACAGGAAAATATAATTTCTTAGTGTGGAAACCTTTTGGGTGCATTCCCAGTGATATGATTCAGAAGTTAATTGTAAATGTGCTTCTTCATAAAACCTTGTACAGGACGCCAGTGGTTCTTTGTTCATGTTTAGACTGAGACATCAATGTCACATGATGGAGGCTATTTTCATAGTTGTGCTcctgtttttcagtttctgtgTGGGTGTTTTCTCTGTAATTGAGTCAGGGTTGGAATGACCCTTTTGTCTGAAAGTCGAGAGAGTGAATATCTGACAAACACTCAACTTGAGATTGAGATGAATGTGGTCTGCTGTATTCAGGGCTAAATAAAATGAGTAAATGCTGCATTTcacatcctttttttttctgttcagttttgCTCATTCCTCTGCAATGATTtgactaaaacaaacaagacaattCCACCctaatacttttttctttttctttactgtacAAGCAGCTGTTGGTGATTAACTTTGGGTGTCTGTGGCCATTTAGGACGCTGGAAGTTGCTGTGTTTTCCTCCGTGTCCGGTCCTCTGCTAATCCCTTGACTTCAGTTTGGAAGGAGGCCCAGCAGTTCACACGGAGCAGCCGTGTGGTTTTCTCGTCCCACAGGCTGTATTATATAATAATGATGTAGGTCAGGTCAAGTCAGATTAACCCAAACAGTCCCTGCAGGTTCTGAGGAGAATTAGTGACTGATTATAGGATGTGGCCTGTTGGTTTCACAGGCTGATGATGTGACTGTCTTGAAACTGGTGTTGTTTCCACAGCTGAAGTGCTGTGTGCTAAAACTGATCATATGTAAATGTGTTCTTGTGAATACACGTTCCCTGCTGTAGTGGTGAATGAAAATGAGAGCCTAAATTCTagtaagtgttttgttttttatccatCACAGTCAACAGTAGGAATAAAAAATCAGTTGTATTGTCAGACAAATATGGGAAAGGTGTTGTTTCCTGACATAACAGATAATAATTTACCCTATAATGTTATTAATGGCAGCTTGAAATGGTAGATGACATTTTTTctagaaatgtaaataaaaaaaaacaaaaaacagtatgTCCATATTGGAGGGATTTTCCTCTCTTGACTGTATTCAAGTCAATCTTTTGGTAAAtcagatggtaaatggactctacttgtatagtgcctttctagtcttccgaccactcaaagcgcaaAGCACTACACGTCATTCACTAATGGCAGGTGCCAattgctcatcagtacaaagaaactaatcatttacacacactcgCAAATTTGgcgttcagtatcttgcccaaggacacttcgacatgtgggctgggggaagccgggattgaCCCGCCGATCTTCCGATTAGAAGGCGACCCGCTGTACCTCTAAGACACAGTCGCCCCAGATGGTTCTATCATCAAACAGAACTGTACAGGAAGTTAAGGCCTGAAGGTGTCTcctaatttttacatttttgattaatttaccAGCCATCATTTTGTTAGAGGAGgatattatttttcttatcattGTCCAACAATAATCTCTACATTATCGTCATATAAAATGTATTCTGACTCTGAAGTTGTGCAATGCAAAGGCCCCAaacatgttgaaactccctcaACATATTGATTATGCAAAGTTCAAAACTGCTATTTCAGGGCTTATCCACGACAGCACAGCATTTCTAGTGTTGCTGAAGAGCAAATATTTTAGGACGGTAGTTTGGAGTTTGGACAGCCAAAGTCCTTTAACTCATCAAGCTCTGTTTTCACCATGATGAGAATAGAAGATCAGTATAACATTAAAAGTTGGCAGGTTCAAACTGTTTTATTCAAGTACAGTAATTCATTAAAGGTGATCTAAGGAGGGATTATCTTTATGCATTGTTCTTTAAATCTAGGTAGGTTGCATTCATTTGTTGCAAGTCCTAAACCTGCAGATAGAAAAACATATAGGAGCAAAGCTAATAATATATAACCAGCAGGTGCTGACCTGTGTGCCTTTAGGATCTCCTCTTACTGTACACTTCCCACAGTCACTGTAAAGTTATGGAGCTGAGGCCTCTGTAATCCTGCACTGTTTTTCAAGAGTTGGCCTACTTGTATAGTGAGAGACTATTGTCCAGGACCTGCACTCTGTGGTTATGTGGGGCAGTTTAGTACATACATGTGACAGAAGAAAACCACATGGCTTTTCTTTAAGGCAAACACAAGAATCAGAGCAGAAATAACAAATGTTGAGCACATTTGGTTTTCACCTTTGCCACCAATTTGAGGGCACTTTTGTCCTCCTTTTTGGTGAAATGGATTTACTAAAATAGTTTTCTCTGTCCACAGTCCAGTGTATGTTTTAGACTTTTAGTCATGAATGGAGCATACTGTTAAAAGCAACtggcaatgatttttttttttttttaatatttatgtcaGAGTTTGACCTGATAACATAGAAGTTTCCTACTTTTCTCTATGATCATCATAATTAAACAACCATTTATAAAGAATGTTATTTCACATTTgattttcattctttattttaaaattctgtttaaGTCAAATTAAAAGTAACCACATGCCACCTATGCTGACTTGAAACGATGAGTGTGCGGCACGTTAACGAAATACCACATGTACCAATATGTACCAACAGTATTGTAACCAACTGAGACACATATATGACATGGCTTTTTGTGGCTGAATCCAAAAGTTAGGTCTTTGCCAACACTTAAAAGGTGTTAAAAAAGATTACATTAAATTTTGTCATAGATTCTCTgcaacctgctgctgtttgattatCAGCTGATAGAGATTCTGTGTCATACCTGCACTCCAAATGTCTTTCCCCACCGGCACAGCCAAAAGGAGTTCTACCTGTGACACGAGAAAACAAAATTGTTTAGAGAAGAATAGGGGCTAATAATAGCaaagctgtctctctctttttcatctgTCAAAGTtacaaaatatatctaaagCATTTCCAGTTGTTAAAGTCTTGAAACATTCTTCTTTTCTAATTCTGCAAGCTGGTTTTGTGAATTCACAGGTCACCTGGACATGCCTCCTGaactttttaattaaatattttgattgAATTTTCCAACATTACCAACTCCAGCCATCACATACgtacatacgtacatacatgcttgcttacttacttacttactcactcactcactcactcactcactcactcactcacttacaTACTGGGCATTTGGCCAATTTCGAAAATAGAGCAGAAAAGGTTGCCAGATCTAATAAACCTTTCTGGTTGAGGTAAGAATAGTATGCTTTAGCTGTTTGAGTTTGAGGTGTGTCATGACATCCACCAGCCACATTTATGGGATTGTGGTGCAGTCTTATTCCATTTGAGGCAAATCACTCCAAATCTGATTCATCCAATATTTCAGAAATATTGAAAAGTCAACTTCATGTAATGACTTTCTTTTGCAAACGTAGATTATCACATTGTTCTGTAGAATAAATGACCACCTTTGACACCTATCTCTCTGCCCCTCCCTTCAGTCTACCTGTTCGTGGGTCTGATGATGATGTACCTCCTGCTGCGCACCTTCCACAAAATGGCCGACCTGCACGGCCTGACCACCTTCCTGCAGCTGCCTCGCTGTGAGGAGTCTGACCTGGACGAAGACAGGGAGCCCATCGTGGAGAACGAACGTGAAGATCAGACGCCTCCTAACCGGACAGAAAAAGCGCCCAGCAAGCCCCTGGAGCCGGGATCACAGCCCTCGTACAACACCATCAACAAAGGCTGAGCTGTGGggaggcagagaaaagaaaaacaagctcTACCTCTGGTGACCCCTTGGTCTTGAACCAGTGATGAAACACCCAGACTGGTGGGCTGAATCTGAAttcttgtctttattttttaattttgtcttcGCTAGTCTCCTTGTTAAAAACATCCATAGGAGAGAGCTTAATAATAATGAGGAATTTAGATGAGATTTAAGATTCAGCCTTTGTGACTTGTTTGTGAGTGGTTACAACACAGCTTTCCGCACATACGAAAGGACTATCCTAACTTGACTACGGGAACCCCCTGGGCTGAAAGGCACAGAtgttccttttcctcctctacACTGGTGCAACTGTGGTATGTTCACCGTAAAGGCTTGGCTGGTGTGTTTACAGCCTCAGGATAGCACATGAAGGGCTCAGACTTTTTATACATGATTAGTTGTCGTCAGATCACTTTTGTCTTGCATATATTTTTGTCACACTGCTTTTTGTGCCACAGGTTTGGGCTGTTAGTTCAGGACTAACAAATCTTGTATATAATTGTGCTGAAACTAAGTCTTGGTTATATACTTGCCATTTCAACTTTACAAAAAGCTTTTACACCTTTAactccatttgtttttatttgggtGCGTTGTTCAGCTCCTTCACTTTATATTTCACATATGCACATCATGGCCAAAACACCTCCAGACTATTGACCAGACCGTCCAGTCATATTTATAGCCAGGATTGGCCTTTTACTTACTTTTGCACCACTTTAGTGCCCCACTTAAGTAGATCTTCACAAGCATGAATGATCCCAACTGCAGTGAATCTGTTAAACCTTTAGATCACTTCCTCAAATAAAGGTCAAATGTGGGCCTACGCTGAGCATTTCAAACTCTGGGTACGTTAACTGGAACATATTTCTTATTTAATCAGATTTCCTGTGTGAAAGTAGTACGTTTCCTGTGTCTGGGTCCGCCTTGAAGAGTACAGACCAGCATTGTGTCTGTCCTCCTTTATGGTGCTTCCCCCTGGTGTCTACATGTTTGTAGCACATGTTTCTACACCACCAGAACAGAAATTAATAGGGTCAAAGGGTTGGAATAGAGGGACGGACGAAAAGAATTTAAAAGGAAGGAGATGACTGAGGGCATGATTCATTTCAATGAAAAACCAAATGTCACTTGTCAAACACAACCTGTTCTGTGTGATTTACACTGTCTGGATTTTATCGACCACTCTGATGTTCACAAGTTATCTTTCTTTTACTATCGAAGTTGTAGTCTAACAAAATTGTATCCtgatactgtaaaataaatcgTCTCTGTCCATGTTGGTGTATATGTTGTAGTTTAGTGATCAGTTTAACATGTATTCACAATGGACAaccataaattaaaaaaaatttgccTGTATTATGTTGCCACGTTTGTTCTCAGAAGCATTTCATCCTCGTCTTCAGTGAGATAGTTTGTACCGTAATTCATccaaaaaatttaatttgcatGTCAAGCATTGTGAAATGTACAAGACACATGTGAGCTTTACAGATATTTAGAATTTGAAGCTGTCAATACGTAACACCCAGCAGGTGAGGCTGTGATCAGAGAGCAGAATCAAACACTGGGTCAGTTTCCAATTCTCTTAAGAAATGGAAGTGTGTTATGAGGTGGATATCCACCTCAAATCAAGTGTCAGagcattaaaatgtctgacaCACAAAAGCTGGGACAAAGTGATTGCTTTCTTATTTATGGTGTGAAGCAACTGTAGGTGAAGCTGCCTGCAAGGATCCACGTGATGTTTTGTCACAAAGGTACAGTGTTTTGAGTCCTTGTCTATTAGGGATTTGGCTGGAATGAGAACTAGATTGAGTCTACTTTGTTCAGATTTATGTAACCGATAATttactgaccccctggatggtcTTTGTGTGCTAAACTacacatttctatttatttgtAGGTTTGTAAAGCAGGTGTGATCATGACAACATCCAAATTACCTAAATTGTCTTTTACAAGGTAGCAGGTGGAAAAACTAACTCGAAACGGAAACATCTCTGGTTGGATAGATGTTTCCATTTTGAGTCAGCCATTCACTAAATGTAAAGCTCTTTCACTTTCATGATTCTCTAAATACACCACTGCAGCTTTTCTTCAGGGTCAtaaatggaaaaacagcagtttgtgtattttccccccatttaacaaaacaaaattcataCCTGCAGTAAACTGCACTTTATGTATTATAATAGCTTTCTGTAACACTCTACATTCAGTCCTGTGTTATGCttaaacaatgaaaatacagcatttcattttaacattttattaaaaacatcagTATAAGTAAACAGACATTTGCCTTCTTTTAAAAGAAGTCTAAATTCATAGTTTATAGGCATTCTGCCTCAATTTCAAAACAACCATTAAAATATTTGTagggaaaataaaaagtaaataatataaCTGCAATGACGGTATATTAACATACCATTAGTGAATTGTGAAATATTGTATGACATTAAATTACTCATCTTGTTAACAAAATATGCCATTTATAAATAGTTTGAGACTGCAGCCCAGCTATTCAGAAAGGACCATTGCATAGAGAGCAACTTTGATCCATAGACAGGATGAATGTACAAAAACCTGACAAACAAGTATCATGTGCTTCCTCAAACAATTTATCGCAGTGTTGGTTTAAACACTGGATCAACATCTATAGCTGGTTAAGTTACagttaaaacacatttcctaatgtttttcttttaaacaataTGCATTAACAGAACATTTAATAGGACTCAACTTTATGGGTTGGAAAGGAATAATTTGGCCAAATCTCACCTGCAATGTTACCACTGCTTACTAAATACAGAGTAAAACACTTAGAAATGCATATTATTAACAAAAGTGCAATAACTCAGATGTAAACCAGACGAAACATGTGAACCCCACTAAAACAAGCAGAAACTGACCTACTGTTGAGCGAACAACTGTTCAACTGCTCACAGGGTGGAAGTCAGTAACATCCGGACTCCATCAGCCAATGTGACTCAAAGCACGATGCTGAACACCCACCACGACGGATCAATATCACATCTGTACAACAGAAGCTGCGAAGTGGTTGTGACTTTAGTTAATGTGACACCTAAAGTGGCTCTGTACTGTCACATTAAAACCCATGAGGGTGTGTTGTATACAATCACAATACTATAAAGGCTCTTTGAATAAAAGCATTCCTGAGCTACAGCTGCACTCTGAGAGgaaacatttcagagaaaacTAATTTTAGTTTCACTCTTTTCAGCCTTCAGATGGGACATGGTTTAACAGCTGGCTGAGGCATTAAGCGTTGTGCTTTTTCCCACTGAGTAATATTCAGTAACCATCTTTACATTTCATCAATGTATCCTGTATTAGCAGTAATTGTACTGCACCTCCAACTACTGACTACTGAAATATAACAGGGATACAAGGCAAATAATCACCCAGTTAAAGATAACCTTCAATAATTATACACActtgaaatttctttttttaccatAACTGAACAAAATACTGGTTCTTATGGATTTCTTCTGGCCAAACTACCTGATATCATAAATATGCAGATTTTTGAAAGATTTTTGATGACTAGAAGGCACATTTTCCTGCGTGCTCCTACTGTTTGAAATCCTGACCAGATCTCTTAGCCCCTGATTTCTTGCCCCTGTTATAACTCATTGATAAATATGAGGTTAAAGGATTTCTTCACAGAAGATTTGACCTATAAGTTAGTGTTTCAACTATTCTCCTTCCAACACCAGCCAAATCACATTCTCTAAGAActcacattaacattttacacttgtttttaaAGGGATTTATCCCTTGCAGCCCAACGTTTAGTTGACTGCATGAATAAACACCAGTACATGACTGGCTGCAGCTTTTTTCTTACTCCAGATAAACTGGGATGTTCAATGTGAACACAGGATTATTTGAAGCTTTGATGAATTGCACTAATTTCAGGGCAACAATGCTGAAGAAATTCTCTCTCCACCAGCAGTGATTACCTGACAACTTAATAAATCCTGTTCTCTAATCAACACCTCCCCTTCCAGTTCCAAATTGTCATGCTGGAAAATGTAGTAAAATGCTTTTCAGCAGTTCATTATGCACTGACTCACTGCTTAGccagtcagaaaaaaaacagcctaaTGTGGCTTACTACCCACGTAGTTTTCACTGTGACTTGACCaccatttttgccagaaaacacaAAGCCTTCATATTACACAAAAAGCTGCCAGATGCATCACAGCTACTCCCCATGTTAGCCCACCTATGTAGCATTTTCTGTCTTAGGCATCAaccatttctacatttctagAGCATTCTTACTACTTTCTAAATCCCATAATACACTATTTCTTGagcaatatataaaaacaataatgtgaatatttgaTGTGTCTGATAATCCAGTCCTTTGCCATGAGAATTCAGTTTTTGTCCACTACCTAATGGTGTTCAGGTTCCTTCTTGTTGAAATGGATTTCTTACAGTATGATGACAATGAGGCTATCAGGACTCCACCAGGATCTCCATCAGATGCTCCAGCTCAAGTCCTTCTCTCACATGATTCTGACTAGAGAAGGGTGGCGAAGAAAGAGAAggtgaagaggatgaggaagacaACGGGCTGAATGAGGAGAACGAAGGCAGGCACTTCAGATTCTGGTtgagtgagagggagaaggggtgcgaggaggatgaggagaaagaCGGCAGGTACCGTAAAAGGTCATCTCCAGTCGGGTATCCACTGCCACTGCCTCTGAGCCCAAGCACTCCCATGTCCCTCTCCAGCAGGGACGTGTCTATATCCTGGAACAGATCCTCCACAGTGAGCTCACTGAGGTAGCTGGACCTCATCACTTCCATGTTGCTCTCCCGTGCCCTGCACTCTTCCTGCTGTTCCCAGCTTCCCCCATAACCTCTGACTCCCTGTTTCACCCATGCTACACCACCACCCTCAGAGGGCCCAGACAGGTTCTCCAAGGACCTGAGAGGTGTCCGTGGAGCTGCCTGTGAGCTCCCGTCAATGGTAGAGTCCAGTGCTGTGAGAATGGAGGAGATGGCAGCTGAGAGGGAGAAATCAGGATCCGTGATCATCGATCCCCAGTCCTCATCTTCGTCTTTTACAGACAGAGGGACATTTGATACACTCGAGTGGCAGCCTGCTGGAGACCTACTTGCAGCACAATTTGacaaataatttaaagaaaCCAAAGGGCAGCTGGCAAGAGCTGAGTGGTTGTTAGCAAACATGGTTGGTTGTGACACCTCCATGTCTACAGAGGGCTCCCTACACGCCTCCAGGCTGACCTGCCGCAGTGTGTTGGCTATCAGAACGGACCGCCGCAGGCTGGGTTCAGGTAACTCCTGGCCACGCTGATACTTGTTCAAGGAAATTGAGAACACAAACTGGCGCTGGCTCTCCCAGAAGGGGCTGCTCCTGTCTGAAACCTCCACGTCCTCTGGTGGGAGTTTACGCTTCTGCCCCTTCATGATCATCTTTAAACTGCGGAGGAAGGCATAAAACGTTATATTGACTTGTATTGCGGGTAAAAGTCATCTACTGTTAACATTTTGTAGACAATCAGTTTCTCAGTTTTGTCTTTAGTAAAAGGAATGAGGGATTTTTGAAATTCAAAAACTCTCATACTACAGAAGAATGGAGTAATATCAAAATGCTGATGTGATAAACAACtcatttcaaaattaaataagaaatcatgacccggttactcaagataatccacagacagcagtttcatgtaggaactatcggtagcaAGAAAACagctcctacatgaaactgctcacaacaaatctgtgaatTATCTtgagtcatgatttctggaaagagacattgctgttgagtctttcaaattgatttttttggtgctttgagcaccacaaactgagtatagtcccattatataaagaaaaatgcagacatctctacggctgatatctccaaaactcggcaactcacatcaaaactatctagatggataaatagcactacaggtaagaggaaaaatatgtttttttaattttgtggtGAACTGTCCTTTTAATTAAGGCTTCTCAATGATTAGGAGGATTTGTTTGCttctctgtttttaattactacgttgtttttggactgtttagacatcactttgggctctgacAGCCTGTGGTAAAAACTATAGCTTCTAATCAGTAACGTTAATACAAATAATGTAAGACAGTAGATAGtaagagaagcagaaaaacatttttaaaagtaaacGCTTGTGGTAAAACATCtataaatgtcttaaataaataaagtaca of Siniperca chuatsi isolate FFG_IHB_CAS linkage group LG7, ASM2008510v1, whole genome shotgun sequence contains these proteins:
- the sertad3 gene encoding SERTA domain-containing protein 3; translation: MIMKGQKRKLPPEDVEVSDRSSPFWESQRQFVFSISLNKYQRGQELPEPSLRRSVLIANTLRQVSLEACREPSVDMEVSQPTMFANNHSALASCPLVSLNYLSNCAASRSPAGCHSSVSNVPLSVKDEDEDWGSMITDPDFSLSAAISSILTALDSTIDGSSQAAPRTPLRSLENLSGPSEGGGVAWVKQGVRGYGGSWEQQEECRARESNMEVMRSSYLSELTVEDLFQDIDTSLLERDMGVLGLRGSGSGYPTGDDLLRYLPSFSSSSSHPFSLSLNQNLKCLPSFSSFSPLSSSSSSPSLSSPPFSSQNHVREGLELEHLMEILVES